The Natrinema salaciae genome includes a window with the following:
- a CDS encoding DegT/DnrJ/EryC1/StrS family aminotransferase has product MTDTEQNPETDGGIDTGGDAADAEPDLEGEATPVPIADPELSADAVRRVESVLEDGRLADGPEVRAFEEEFAAYCGTDEAVATANGTTALHAALEALGVEDGDAVITSPFSFVASANAIRLAGGKPVFADIDPETYTLDPTDVERVLGERDDIVGILPVHLYGLPADMPALCDIADEHELFVLEDACQAHGAKVDGRRVGAFGDAACFSFYPTKNMTTGEGGMIVTDRDDVADRAASYVNHGRNVSGTGGYDHVDLGHNYRLTSIGAAIGRTQLERLSDFNRARREIAVFYDDRFADLPLETPTEPTGSRHVYHQYTIRTDERDALEASLSERDVGTGIYYGTPIHRQPAYETISTAAATLPEAERAADEVLSLPVHPGVSERDRRTVVEAVRDHYTTQ; this is encoded by the coding sequence ATGACTGATACCGAACAGAACCCGGAGACCGACGGCGGCATCGACACCGGTGGCGACGCGGCGGACGCCGAGCCCGACCTCGAGGGCGAGGCGACGCCGGTGCCGATCGCCGACCCCGAACTCAGCGCCGACGCCGTTCGACGGGTCGAATCGGTCCTCGAGGACGGGCGGCTCGCCGATGGGCCGGAAGTCAGGGCCTTCGAGGAGGAGTTCGCGGCCTACTGCGGGACCGACGAAGCGGTCGCGACGGCCAACGGGACGACCGCGTTACACGCGGCGCTCGAGGCGCTCGGCGTCGAGGACGGCGACGCGGTGATCACCTCGCCGTTTTCGTTCGTCGCGAGCGCGAACGCGATTCGGCTTGCCGGCGGCAAACCCGTCTTCGCCGACATCGATCCGGAAACGTACACGCTGGACCCGACCGACGTCGAACGGGTCCTCGGCGAGCGTGACGACATCGTCGGCATCCTCCCCGTTCATCTCTACGGACTGCCGGCGGACATGCCGGCGCTGTGCGACATCGCGGACGAACACGAGCTGTTCGTCCTCGAGGACGCGTGCCAGGCCCACGGGGCGAAAGTCGACGGCCGGCGAGTCGGGGCGTTCGGCGACGCCGCGTGCTTCTCGTTCTACCCGACGAAGAACATGACCACCGGCGAGGGCGGGATGATCGTCACCGACCGCGACGACGTGGCCGACCGCGCGGCGAGCTACGTCAACCACGGCCGGAACGTGAGCGGAACCGGCGGCTACGACCACGTCGATCTCGGGCACAACTACCGGCTGACGAGCATCGGCGCGGCGATCGGCCGCACCCAGCTCGAGCGCCTGTCCGACTTCAACCGCGCGCGCCGAGAGATCGCCGTCTTCTACGACGATCGGTTCGCCGATCTCCCGCTCGAGACGCCGACGGAGCCGACCGGGTCCCGCCACGTCTACCACCAGTACACGATACGAACCGACGAGCGGGACGCGCTCGAGGCGAGCCTCTCGGAGCGCGACGTGGGGACCGGCATCTACTACGGGACGCCGATTCACCGCCAGCCGGCCTACGAGACGATCAGTACGGCGGCGGCGACGTTACCGGAGGCCGAACGGGCCGCCGACGAAGTCCTCTCGCTTCCCGTCCATCCCGGCGTCTCGGAGCGCGACCGGCGGACCGTCGTCGAAGCAGTTCGCGACCACTACACCACCCAATGA
- a CDS encoding DUF1616 domain-containing protein, whose amino-acid sequence MSHRTSSWTRFGFVRRYPFDLAAVSIGAILAYLVVTSFGADSTLRLFVTVPFALFLPGYALVSILFPAGERSARETAATTADARPRGIDATERVGLAFVLSLAIVPVVVLALPLVGTELTTTSIAAAVGLVTIVFAQLGVVRRLRTASGKRFTVAPIASLGRLRRDESAVATASSVLLVVAIGTAVSALVVAFLLPVSAGGYTELGLYSEDEDGEVVAGALPSEVAANESIPFTIAVENQEGSEQNYTVVVQEQTLEDGEVVERTELRRIDATVSDGATGTGEQSVTPTAAANETVRISVLLYHGEPPATPTNENAAEETHFWVTVTGE is encoded by the coding sequence ATGAGTCATCGAACGAGTTCCTGGACGCGGTTCGGGTTCGTTCGTCGCTACCCGTTCGATCTCGCGGCCGTCTCGATCGGTGCGATACTCGCGTATTTGGTCGTGACGAGCTTCGGGGCCGATAGTACCCTTCGGCTGTTCGTAACCGTTCCGTTCGCTCTGTTTCTGCCGGGCTACGCGCTCGTTTCCATTCTGTTTCCGGCCGGCGAGCGAAGCGCACGCGAGACGGCGGCGACGACGGCCGACGCTCGTCCCCGCGGGATCGACGCCACCGAACGCGTGGGACTGGCGTTCGTCCTCTCGCTCGCGATCGTTCCGGTGGTCGTTCTGGCGTTGCCGCTCGTGGGGACCGAACTGACGACCACGTCGATCGCGGCCGCGGTGGGTCTCGTGACGATCGTCTTCGCCCAGCTTGGCGTCGTCCGGCGGCTTCGAACCGCAAGCGGGAAGCGGTTCACCGTCGCCCCCATCGCGAGCCTCGGTCGACTCCGGCGGGACGAGTCGGCGGTCGCGACGGCGTCGTCGGTGCTGCTCGTGGTCGCGATCGGAACGGCGGTGAGCGCGCTGGTCGTGGCGTTCCTGCTGCCCGTGTCGGCGGGCGGGTACACGGAGCTCGGACTGTACAGCGAGGACGAGGACGGGGAAGTCGTCGCCGGCGCGCTCCCCAGCGAAGTCGCGGCGAACGAATCGATCCCGTTCACGATCGCGGTGGAGAACCAGGAGGGAAGCGAACAGAACTACACCGTCGTCGTCCAGGAGCAGACGCTCGAGGACGGGGAGGTCGTCGAGCGGACGGAGTTACGACGGATCGACGCGACCGTGTCGGACGGGGCGACGGGCACCGGAGAGCAGTCGGTGACGCCGACTGCGGCGGCGAACGAAACGGTCAGAATCAGCGTGTTGCTCTATCACGGCGAGCCGCCGGCCACGCCGACGAACGAGAACGCCGCGGAGGAGACCCACTTCTGGGTGACGGTGACCGGGGAATAG
- a CDS encoding PadR family transcriptional regulator — MHDLTGFQRDLLYVIAGADRPSGQTVKDEVEKYYSSEINHGRLYPNLDTLVNKELVEKGQLDRRTNYYAITDAGRQQIDERREWEAQYVDF; from the coding sequence ATGCACGATCTGACCGGCTTCCAGCGTGATCTGCTGTACGTGATCGCAGGTGCTGACCGACCGTCGGGGCAGACCGTTAAAGACGAGGTCGAGAAGTACTATAGTTCGGAGATCAATCACGGGCGGCTGTATCCGAATCTGGACACGCTCGTCAACAAGGAGCTGGTCGAGAAGGGGCAACTCGACAGACGCACGAACTACTACGCGATAACCGATGCCGGCCGTCAGCAGATCGACGAGCGACGAGAGTGGGAGGCACAGTACGTCGACTTCTAG
- a CDS encoding DUF354 domain-containing protein: MRILVLANTPAHVHQYRHAVDRLERAGHDVLVLTREYACTTDLLDYFDMPYRVYGEHATEAYSKLQFARELGGQFRTIGTEAIRFGPDVVFGRGPYAAFAGTLTRTPVVLVLDDEPGDFNHTVSRPFADCILSPAVTRRDLGDAHYTFDGFKECAYLHPDVFEPNEDIREYLDVDRDEPYVLVRFNALDALHDTDIEGFRPEQRRDLIERLSESATVFVSDEGGEMDLRTLPARPYDLHPALIHDAMAEASLLVADTGTMATEAALLGTPAFRYRGTDDHEYGEFRELERAGLAEQFDEYDAVRDRSLEILADEGAAERWQERRREYVGDLVNLTDLLVDVARSRGELERLDRSTKRVLQPRSQSI; encoded by the coding sequence ATGCGGATCCTCGTCTTGGCTAATACGCCCGCACACGTCCACCAGTATCGACACGCCGTCGACCGCCTCGAGCGAGCGGGACACGACGTGCTCGTCCTCACCCGCGAGTATGCCTGTACGACCGACCTACTCGACTACTTCGACATGCCCTACCGCGTGTACGGCGAGCACGCGACGGAGGCCTACTCGAAGCTCCAGTTCGCGCGCGAGCTCGGCGGCCAGTTCCGCACGATCGGCACCGAGGCGATCCGGTTCGGTCCCGACGTCGTCTTCGGCCGCGGCCCCTACGCGGCCTTCGCCGGCACGCTCACGCGGACGCCGGTCGTTCTGGTGCTCGACGACGAACCCGGGGACTTCAACCACACCGTCTCGCGTCCCTTCGCCGACTGCATCCTCTCGCCCGCGGTCACTCGTCGCGACCTCGGCGACGCTCACTACACCTTCGACGGCTTCAAAGAGTGCGCCTATCTCCACCCCGACGTCTTCGAGCCGAACGAAGACATCCGGGAGTACCTCGACGTCGATCGGGACGAACCGTACGTCCTCGTCCGGTTCAACGCGCTCGACGCGCTCCACGACACCGATATCGAGGGGTTCCGGCCGGAGCAGCGCCGGGATCTGATCGAACGCCTGAGCGAGTCGGCGACGGTCTTCGTCTCGGACGAGGGCGGCGAGATGGACCTCCGAACCCTCCCCGCGCGGCCGTACGACCTCCATCCAGCACTGATCCACGACGCGATGGCCGAAGCCTCGCTACTGGTCGCCGACACCGGCACGATGGCCACCGAGGCCGCCCTGCTCGGGACGCCGGCCTTCCGCTACCGCGGCACCGACGACCACGAGTACGGCGAGTTCCGGGAACTCGAGCGCGCCGGTCTGGCCGAGCAGTTCGACGAGTACGACGCCGTCCGGGATCGCTCGCTCGAGATCCTCGCCGACGAGGGCGCAGCAGAACGGTGGCAGGAGCGCCGGCGGGAGTACGTCGGCGACCTCGTGAACCTGACGGACCTTCTGGTCGACGTCGCCCGGTCCCGCGGCGAACTCGAGCGCCTGGACCGGTCGACGAAGCGAGTGCTGCAGCCGCGCTCGCAGTCGATCTAA
- a CDS encoding winged helix-turn-helix domain-containing protein, whose protein sequence is MSTQASNTRSESTANPSAQLDVLGDDCARTILMATSEGPKTAKELTKRTDSSSATVYRRINNLLESDLLAECVRFDDDGSHTTAYEATVDVLRVRIDADGIDVAVSESGE, encoded by the coding sequence ATGTCAACGCAAGCGAGTAACACTCGATCGGAGTCGACAGCCAACCCTTCGGCCCAGCTCGACGTCCTCGGAGACGATTGCGCTCGGACGATCCTCATGGCCACGAGCGAGGGTCCGAAGACGGCGAAGGAACTGACGAAACGAACGGACAGCTCGTCGGCGACCGTCTACCGCCGAATCAACAACCTCCTCGAGAGCGATCTTCTGGCGGAGTGTGTGCGGTTCGACGACGACGGGTCGCACACGACGGCCTACGAAGCGACCGTCGATGTCCTCCGCGTGCGAATCGACGCGGACGGAATCGACGTCGCAGTCTCGGAGTCCGGGGAGTAA
- a CDS encoding glycosyltransferase, with protein MHVLTVTANEDAPFMTEQMAALEDRGVSFSTVSVAGEVDADTARGPTDYVRTVPRVVREARNGYDLIHAHYGLTAPMALAQVRTPVVLSLWGSDVHGPVAPISRLAAPFCDAVVVMSAEMRDVLGRDCTVIPDGVDLETFRPEPQDGAKASVGWDDDEDACEVLFPYSPARDVKNYPRAERVVTVVDNLLERPVRLRTVSGVDHDAVPDYMNAADALLLTSHSEGSPNSVKEALACNLPVVAVDVGDVRERLAGVDPSYVAANDEELIQGLLAVLERDERSNGRAAAREVSIDRTADRMLEVYERVAGRVIETEAEAEVEVEAETDGENRRTESAAGLE; from the coding sequence ATGCACGTCCTCACAGTCACGGCGAACGAAGACGCACCCTTCATGACCGAGCAGATGGCCGCGCTCGAGGATCGAGGCGTCTCCTTTTCGACGGTGTCGGTCGCTGGCGAGGTCGACGCCGACACCGCTCGTGGACCGACGGACTACGTCCGGACCGTCCCGAGAGTCGTCCGGGAGGCGAGGAACGGCTACGACCTGATCCACGCCCACTACGGGCTGACGGCACCGATGGCGCTCGCACAGGTCCGCACGCCGGTCGTCCTCTCGCTGTGGGGATCGGACGTGCACGGTCCGGTCGCCCCGATCAGCCGACTCGCCGCGCCCTTCTGTGACGCGGTCGTCGTCATGTCCGCGGAGATGCGCGACGTTCTGGGCCGCGACTGTACGGTGATCCCGGACGGCGTCGACCTGGAGACGTTTCGGCCCGAACCGCAGGACGGTGCCAAGGCGAGCGTCGGGTGGGACGACGACGAGGACGCGTGCGAGGTACTCTTCCCCTACTCGCCCGCGCGGGACGTGAAAAATTACCCGCGGGCCGAGCGCGTCGTGACCGTCGTCGACAATCTCCTCGAGCGACCCGTCAGGCTCCGGACCGTCTCCGGCGTCGATCACGACGCCGTTCCGGACTACATGAACGCCGCCGACGCGCTCCTGTTGACCTCCCACAGCGAGGGATCGCCCAACTCGGTGAAGGAAGCCCTGGCCTGTAACCTGCCGGTGGTCGCCGTCGACGTCGGCGACGTCCGCGAACGGCTGGCCGGCGTCGACCCCTCGTACGTCGCCGCGAACGACGAGGAACTGATTCAGGGGCTGCTCGCCGTCCTCGAGCGCGACGAGCGATCGAACGGCCGAGCCGCCGCCCGCGAGGTCAGCATCGACCGGACGGCCGACCGGATGCTCGAGGTGTACGAGCGGGTCGCCGGGCGGGTCATCGAGACCGAAGCCGAGGCCGAGGTCGAGGTCGAGGCCGAGACCGACGGGGAGAATCGGCGCACGGAGAGCGCG
- a CDS encoding DUF7563 family protein, producing the protein MESSTAGARCRNCGTHVTQQFARVFGDNGDVVHGCPSCTTYREMQSGGHLPGD; encoded by the coding sequence ATGGAATCGTCGACAGCCGGCGCTCGGTGTCGAAACTGCGGGACGCACGTCACACAGCAGTTCGCTCGCGTCTTCGGTGACAACGGCGACGTCGTCCACGGCTGTCCGTCCTGTACCACCTATCGCGAGATGCAATCCGGTGGCCATCTCCCCGGCGACTGA
- a CDS encoding nucleotide sugar dehydrogenase — MAERSPDDTDGLYGSPLAPERQRDRLTSGEVPVAVYGLGKMGLPLAAVYAETTGNVTGVDVDPTVVERIAGGESHVVGEPGLDEVVAEQVAAGRLEATTDGAAAADAARVHVVIVPTLLDDENEPALATVESVADDIATGLAPGDLVIAESTLPPGTCRDVLRPHLASESGLEPDEFGLAFCPERTASGTALRDIRGEYPKVVGGVDDESTRAATVVYDELSDAAVHPVSDATTAEAVKVFEGIYRDVNIGLANELGRLADELGVSVREAIETANDLPMCQLHDPGPGVGGHCIPYYPHFLLGRTDEPMAVTRTARRVNDEMPSVVVDRLERELAGIDTDLADASVAVLGLTYRPGVRETRASPALAMIDELRERAADVAGVDPLVDPAAYGARPVAADELADEAFDAAVVVTPHAAFDRIDWPALEPMVVVDGRDAVDLSETAHREYDLAGSSDGRSPRGADDRGSGTERGDAEPMSATTDGGNDV, encoded by the coding sequence ATGGCGGAGCGCTCGCCGGACGACACCGACGGGCTCTACGGCTCGCCGCTCGCGCCGGAGCGACAGCGCGACCGGCTGACGAGCGGCGAGGTTCCGGTCGCGGTCTACGGGCTCGGCAAGATGGGGCTCCCGCTCGCGGCAGTCTACGCGGAGACGACGGGGAACGTGACCGGCGTCGACGTCGATCCGACGGTCGTCGAACGGATCGCCGGCGGCGAGAGCCACGTCGTCGGCGAACCCGGCCTCGACGAGGTCGTCGCCGAGCAAGTCGCGGCCGGGCGGCTCGAGGCGACGACCGACGGGGCGGCGGCGGCCGACGCGGCGCGGGTCCACGTCGTCATCGTCCCGACGCTGCTGGACGACGAGAACGAGCCGGCGCTCGCGACGGTCGAGTCGGTCGCCGACGACATCGCGACCGGCCTCGCGCCCGGCGATCTGGTGATCGCCGAGTCCACGCTCCCGCCGGGCACCTGTCGCGACGTCCTCCGACCCCACCTCGCGAGCGAGAGCGGCCTCGAGCCCGACGAGTTCGGCCTCGCGTTCTGTCCGGAGCGGACCGCGTCGGGGACGGCGCTGCGGGACATCCGCGGCGAGTACCCGAAAGTCGTCGGCGGCGTCGACGACGAGAGCACTCGAGCCGCGACGGTCGTCTACGACGAGCTCTCGGACGCCGCGGTCCACCCCGTCTCGGACGCGACGACCGCGGAAGCGGTCAAGGTCTTCGAGGGGATCTACCGCGACGTCAACATCGGCCTGGCCAACGAGCTGGGTCGGCTCGCGGACGAACTCGGCGTCTCCGTTCGCGAGGCGATCGAGACGGCGAACGACCTGCCGATGTGCCAGCTGCACGACCCCGGTCCGGGCGTCGGCGGCCACTGCATCCCCTACTACCCGCACTTCCTGCTCGGCCGGACCGACGAGCCCATGGCCGTGACGCGAACGGCCCGCCGGGTCAACGACGAGATGCCGTCGGTCGTGGTCGACCGGCTCGAGCGCGAACTCGCCGGAATCGACACCGACCTCGCGGACGCGTCGGTCGCCGTCCTCGGGCTCACGTACCGCCCCGGCGTCAGGGAGACGCGGGCCTCGCCCGCGCTGGCGATGATCGACGAACTGCGCGAGCGGGCGGCCGACGTCGCGGGCGTCGATCCGCTCGTGGATCCGGCGGCGTACGGCGCACGTCCGGTCGCGGCCGACGAGTTGGCCGACGAGGCGTTCGACGCCGCCGTGGTCGTCACACCCCACGCCGCGTTCGACCGGATCGACTGGCCGGCGCTCGAGCCGATGGTCGTCGTCGACGGCCGGGACGCGGTCGACCTCTCGGAGACGGCCCACCGCGAGTACGACCTCGCGGGCTCGAGCGACGGCCGATCGCCGCGGGGGGCGGACGATCGCGGGAGCGGAACCGAACGCGGCGACGCGGAACCGATGAGCGCGACCACCGACGGGGGAAACGATGTATAA
- a CDS encoding acyltransferase translates to MSEAVRDVVRGDDCAIDDGATVGYGEFDEPTRIGDDATIRAGSIVYGDVTIGDEFATGHDVLVREATTIGDDVLVGTKTVIDGQTTIGSHVSLQTNVYVPTQTTIGSNVFVGPGAVLTNDEYPVRTDAELEGPTIEDGASVGANATLLPGVTIGENAFVAAGAVVTEDVPADSLAVGAPATVRELPDPLDGENQLA, encoded by the coding sequence ATGAGCGAAGCCGTCCGCGACGTCGTTCGCGGCGACGATTGTGCGATCGACGACGGCGCGACGGTCGGCTACGGGGAGTTCGACGAGCCGACCCGGATCGGGGACGACGCCACGATCAGAGCCGGTTCGATCGTCTACGGCGACGTGACGATCGGCGACGAGTTCGCGACGGGCCACGACGTCCTCGTCCGCGAAGCGACGACGATCGGCGACGACGTCCTCGTCGGTACCAAGACGGTTATCGACGGCCAGACGACGATCGGCTCGCACGTCAGCCTCCAGACGAACGTCTACGTCCCGACGCAGACGACGATCGGCAGTAACGTCTTCGTCGGGCCCGGTGCCGTCCTGACGAACGACGAGTACCCCGTCCGGACCGACGCCGAACTCGAGGGGCCGACGATCGAGGACGGCGCGTCCGTCGGCGCAAATGCGACGCTGCTGCCGGGGGTCACGATCGGCGAGAACGCCTTCGTCGCGGCCGGTGCGGTCGTCACGGAGGACGTCCCGGCCGACAGCCTGGCCGTCGGCGCGCCCGCGACCGTTCGGGAACTACCGGACCCGCTGGACGGGGAGAATCAGCTCGCATGA
- a CDS encoding Gfo/Idh/MocA family protein, which translates to MSTNRRTDATSEEQIRAGVIGVGSMGENHARVYAELPTVDLAGITDRDEDLARRVASEFDTEPVTLETLLERCDVVTVAVPTHVHYDVVSTCLEAGVHVLVEKPIAESVEEGQRLAEQAREAGLVLQVGHIERFNPAVQTVAELIDDLDVISIQAERLGPPIDRMAPGNVIYDLMVHDVDVVGSILDDKPHSVAAMGTESGQYATATIEYEDAVATVTASRVTQKKVRKLTVTARECLVEVDYLEQSVLIHRDSYPEYLSGDGQPRYRHESVVERPHVDTGEPLRYELESFVEAVRDGTEPEVTAQDGIRALETVQLIDRLATGPTDADDEPSREREVEA; encoded by the coding sequence ATGAGTACGAACAGACGGACGGACGCGACGAGTGAGGAACAGATTCGTGCCGGCGTCATCGGCGTCGGTTCGATGGGCGAGAACCACGCACGGGTCTACGCCGAACTACCGACCGTCGACCTGGCCGGCATCACCGACCGCGACGAGGACCTCGCCCGGCGAGTCGCGAGCGAGTTCGATACCGAGCCAGTCACCCTCGAGACGCTGCTGGAGCGCTGTGACGTCGTCACGGTGGCGGTTCCGACCCACGTCCACTACGACGTGGTCTCGACCTGTCTCGAGGCGGGCGTGCACGTGCTGGTCGAGAAGCCGATCGCCGAGTCCGTCGAGGAGGGCCAGCGACTGGCCGAGCAGGCTCGGGAAGCGGGGCTGGTACTGCAGGTCGGCCACATCGAGCGGTTCAATCCGGCGGTCCAGACGGTCGCGGAGCTGATCGACGACCTGGACGTGATCAGCATCCAGGCCGAACGGCTCGGCCCGCCCATCGACCGGATGGCCCCGGGTAACGTCATCTACGACCTGATGGTCCACGACGTCGACGTCGTCGGCTCGATTCTCGACGACAAACCCCACTCGGTCGCCGCGATGGGGACCGAGAGCGGCCAGTACGCCACCGCGACGATCGAGTACGAGGACGCCGTCGCGACGGTGACGGCGAGCCGAGTCACCCAGAAGAAGGTGCGGAAACTCACCGTCACCGCCCGCGAGTGTCTCGTCGAGGTCGACTACCTCGAGCAGTCGGTGTTGATCCACCGGGATTCCTACCCCGAGTACCTCTCGGGCGACGGCCAGCCCCGGTACCGCCACGAGAGCGTCGTCGAGCGCCCCCACGTCGACACCGGCGAGCCGCTGCGATACGAACTCGAGTCGTTCGTCGAGGCCGTCCGTGACGGGACCGAGCCGGAGGTCACCGCCCAGGACGGCATCCGGGCCCTCGAGACGGTGCAACTGATCGATCGGCTCGCGACGGGGCCGACCGACGCAGACGACGAACCGTCGCGGGAACGGGAGGTGGAAGCCTGA
- a CDS encoding DUF7344 domain-containing protein → MSVQTNRTEPLEESEVFHILGNDRRRAIVQLLAEEAGQVDVSDVATEIAATESDTTPVPNNLYKSVYVSLQQTHLPQLQEDAVIEYDSDAKTITAGRHFDDVLQYVDGHTDDHSQVLQLHLGLCLLGLAVIALAGLELPVFSSIDPVLASVLVFLAVAASSLYRLLG, encoded by the coding sequence ATGTCAGTTCAAACGAACAGAACTGAACCGCTCGAGGAGAGCGAGGTGTTTCACATCCTCGGCAACGACAGGCGGCGGGCTATCGTCCAACTGCTCGCGGAGGAAGCCGGACAGGTCGACGTTTCCGACGTCGCGACCGAAATCGCGGCCACCGAGTCCGATACCACGCCCGTTCCGAACAACCTCTACAAGAGCGTCTACGTCTCCCTTCAGCAGACGCACCTCCCGCAGCTCCAGGAAGACGCCGTGATCGAATACGATTCCGACGCGAAGACGATCACGGCCGGTCGTCACTTCGACGACGTCTTGCAGTACGTCGACGGCCACACCGACGATCACTCGCAGGTCCTCCAGCTCCACCTCGGACTCTGTCTGCTCGGCCTCGCGGTCATCGCGCTGGCCGGGCTCGAACTGCCGGTCTTCTCGAGCATCGATCCGGTGCTCGCGAGCGTCCTCGTCTTTCTCGCCGTCGCCGCGAGCAGTCTCTATCGCCTGCTCGGCTGA
- a CDS encoding DUF7344 domain-containing protein, translating into MADSELTQAELFDVFSNARRRRAVQYLKRQGGTCDLAPLVEQVAAWENDTDPDDVTRTQRRRVYISLYQTHLPMLEDHGIVDWDPDGHEIELLPSEDEFEPYLDRHLEEQRPWHRLYAGVTALGAVAFGLSVLAVGPLTAATAPAVTLGLCAVVLSLSVVQHVSRRTDLDLPFGLASR; encoded by the coding sequence ATGGCTGACAGCGAGCTCACACAGGCCGAACTGTTCGACGTATTCAGCAACGCGCGCAGACGACGGGCGGTCCAGTACCTGAAACGACAGGGCGGCACCTGTGATCTCGCGCCGCTCGTCGAACAGGTCGCCGCCTGGGAGAACGACACCGACCCCGACGACGTGACGCGGACGCAGCGGCGACGGGTCTACATCTCGCTGTACCAGACCCACCTGCCGATGCTCGAGGACCACGGCATCGTCGACTGGGACCCGGACGGTCACGAGATCGAACTCCTGCCGAGCGAGGACGAGTTCGAACCCTATCTCGATCGCCACCTCGAGGAGCAGCGACCGTGGCACCGACTCTACGCCGGGGTGACGGCGCTCGGCGCCGTCGCGTTCGGACTCTCGGTGTTGGCGGTCGGCCCGCTGACGGCCGCCACGGCACCGGCGGTCACACTGGGTCTCTGTGCCGTCGTTCTCTCCCTCTCGGTCGTCCAGCACGTCTCACGCCGGACGGATCTCGACCTTCCGTTCGGTCTTGCGAGTCGATAG
- a CDS encoding glycosyltransferase family 2 protein, with protein MYKGNRIGVVVTAYDEAAFVGRVIETVPDFVDRIYAVDDRSPDESWDVIQRVAENVNEAAADEPAESTLAVADGGDDRRVVPIRHEENHGYGAAVKTGYRRAAEDGMDVVAVMNGDGQMDPAILDRIVDPVVTGEADYAKGNRLRSPADREDMSTFRFVGNAMLTGLSKFASGYWSIGDPQNGYTAISREAIEALDLESITDQYGFLNHLLTHLNVAGFRVADVPMSAVYGDEESSIKYVPFVRFVSLLLLRSFCWRLKTRYLVRSFNPAVVYYAVGAAGLAGGAAGLLGSAARAANGRDGFTGGVSSFVAVLLGLVSLGTAIRLDAEANEELEVPCAEGDPDDERVDDRDRDDRAPAQRGVR; from the coding sequence ATGTATAAGGGCAACCGGATCGGCGTCGTCGTTACGGCCTACGACGAGGCGGCGTTCGTCGGCCGCGTCATCGAGACGGTGCCGGACTTCGTCGATCGGATCTACGCCGTCGACGACCGTTCCCCCGACGAGAGCTGGGACGTGATCCAGCGGGTCGCCGAGAACGTCAACGAAGCCGCGGCGGACGAACCGGCGGAGTCGACGCTCGCGGTGGCCGACGGCGGCGACGACCGCCGCGTCGTGCCGATCCGCCACGAGGAGAACCACGGCTACGGCGCGGCGGTCAAGACCGGCTATCGCCGCGCCGCCGAGGACGGGATGGACGTCGTCGCCGTGATGAACGGTGACGGCCAGATGGACCCGGCGATCCTCGATCGGATCGTCGACCCGGTCGTCACCGGCGAGGCCGACTACGCGAAGGGGAACCGGCTGCGCAGCCCGGCGGACCGCGAGGACATGTCGACGTTCCGGTTCGTCGGCAACGCCATGCTGACCGGCCTCTCGAAGTTCGCCTCCGGCTACTGGTCGATCGGCGATCCCCAGAACGGCTACACCGCCATCTCGCGGGAGGCGATCGAGGCGCTCGACCTCGAGTCGATCACCGACCAGTACGGCTTCCTCAATCACTTGCTGACGCATCTCAACGTGGCGGGGTTCCGGGTCGCGGACGTCCCGATGTCGGCCGTGTACGGCGACGAGGAGAGCAGCATCAAGTACGTGCCGTTCGTTCGGTTCGTCTCGCTGCTGTTGCTCCGGAGTTTCTGCTGGCGACTGAAGACCAGATACCTGGTCCGTTCGTTCAACCCGGCTGTCGTCTACTACGCCGTCGGAGCGGCGGGCCTGGCCGGCGGGGCGGCGGGCCTGCTCGGGTCGGCCGCTCGAGCGGCGAACGGACGGGACGGGTTCACCGGCGGCGTCTCCTCGTTCGTCGCCGTCCTGCTCGGCCTCGTCTCGCTCGGGACTGCCATCAGGCTCGACGCCGAGGCGAACGAGGAACTCGAGGTGCCGTGCGCGGAGGGAGACCCGGACGACGAGCGGGTCGACGACCGCGACCGCGACGATCGAGCGCCCGCGCAGCGGGGCGTGCGGTAG